The window AGATGCTGACCGCCGATCAGCAGAAAGCCCTGGCCGCCAATGCCGGCATGTGCGCCGCCGCTTGCGCCTGCGCCGACTGCAAGTGTCCATCCTGCTCGGGCGGACCGGCCGCCTGCAGCGCAGGGGGCGCACCGATGGTATCCGGCAGGGCGTGTTGCCCATTCACTCCGCCTGCCGCGAAGTAACGCATACCCAGGCAAGGCGGACCTACAAGGGGTGAGGGAGCGCTCCCTCACCCCTTTGCTCATCTCCGGAAGCGGGCTCGGCGGAGCAAGAGGGAAACGCCGCCTGCGCGCCTAACGTATATCTCAGTGGAGGATATGCAATGACCAAACGCACTTTCCTATTCGTATCGCTCGCCCTTCTGATGATCCTCGCTCTAGCATCAGGGGCGAGTTGTGCGGCGAAGGCGCCGAAGAACGTGATTCTGATGATCGGCGACGGCATGGGGTTCGCGCAAGTGACGCTGGCCCGGATTTCACTGCCTGACGGGAGCACCTCGCTCAGCATGGACTCGATGAAGTACGGCGGCTTTGCGAAGACCCATTCCGCGAACTCGACCGTGACCGATTCCGCCGCAGCCGGGACCGCGCTTGCGACCGGCCATAAGACGAACAACGGCATGATCAGCACTCTGCCGGACGGAACGGTCGTGCAGACGATTCTGGAGGCGGCGCAGGCGAAGAAGAAGGCAGTCGGACTTGTAACCACGGTGACGATCACCCACGCGACGCCGGCTGTCTTCGGCTCGCACGTGGATGCCCGGGCGGACGAGGCGGGCATCGCGCCTCAGTACCTGGACAGGCGGATAGACGTACTGATGGGCGGCGGAAGGTACTACTTCATGCCGAAGTCGCAGGAAGGAAGCAAGCGAACCGACGAGCGCGATCTGCTGGCGGAAGCACGGCGGCTGGGTTACTCCGTCACCAACACCCCGGAGGAGATGCACCCGGTGAAGAGCGGCAAGTTGCTGGGGCTGTTCGAACTGAGTTCGCTCAGCGCAACCGCGCCGAATCCTCCGCTGGCGGAGATGACGGGCAAGGCGATCGAACTTCTGGCCCAGGACGGGGACGGCTTCTTCCTGATGGTCGAAGGCGGGCAGATAGACTGGCAGGCGCACGACAATAATCAGGCCGGCACTGTGCGGCACACCATGGACTTCGATGCCGCGGTTGGAAGGGCGCTCGAGTTCGCGCGCAGGCGAGGCGACACCCTGGTGATCGTTACGGCGGATCACGAGACCGGTGGGCTGACGATCATCTACCCTGACAAGGACAGCGGTGACAAGTTCAAGTGCGCGTGGAGCACCAAGGGGCACTCCGGCTGCAACGTGCCACTGCTGGCCGACGGTCCGGGCGCGGAGATGTTCTCGGGCGTACTGGACAACACCGACATCCCGAAGATGATCGCCAAGCTCTGGGGCATTCCGAACTTCGGAAGCAGATAGCCCGTCCGGGGGCGGACGTCCGCGCTACTTCTGCAGACAGAGCAGCATCCCCTGGCCCGCAGCAAGCCAACAGTCCTCGCCGCGCCACGGGTCGGTCGAGCCGGTGTATGCGCTGACCCTCATGATCTGCCCGGACTCCTTGAACTGGACCCCGAACGCCGTCGAGACATGCAGGCTCTTGTTCACCAGCATGACGTAGGGCACGCCGCCCGGTCCCTCGAACTCGCCGACGAGCAAGTCGTCGCCGCTCACCGAGGCAAGGTACTTGCTCGTGCCGATACCGGAGCAGCCGTCCGGAACGTTCGGATGGTGGAAGACGTTGACGCTCTTCAGCTTGATGTAGGTCGGCCCGATCTTATAAAGCTGCAGGTTCACGTTCCGAAGCATGTCCCACGTCGGGGTCTTGTGTCCGAACTGGTCAACGGGCGCCAGGCGGTAGTTGCCGATCTGAGGCGCGAAGTACGTGAAGTAGCTGATCCCGCGCCCTCCATAGGCCAGGGTGGTGTAGAGTTGGAAGCGGAAGCCGGCCGGCGTCGGCTCGGCGTACCGGAAATGTGAGTTCGAGAGCACGATGTTCCAGAACGGCAGATCGTGCTTCAGCGCCGCCTTTCGGACCGCTTCGAGATTCTGATAGTATCCGCCCCTGAGCGAACCGTCGTCCATCAGCGCATAGTGGTCGTAGCTGATGAACTTCGGCTTCACCGTCTGCACGAAGGACTCCAGGTACTCCTCATAGGTCGAGGCGCCAAGCTGTCCGGCCGAAGCATAGTTGGGCAGGAGGTTTATGTACGGCAGCGCTCCGGGCGCCGCCTTCTCGTACGCGGCGGCCCATCTCCCGAGCCCCGGATAGGCCCCGGTGCTCGGCTCATCGCGCAGATAGTATCCGTACACGGCAGGGTGCTTCGCGGTGCGAGCCGTCAGCGCCTCAACTCGCCTTGCGATCTCCTTCTCGTCCAGCTGAGCTTCGGCGTCACCCACATGGCTGGTAGGATCGCTCACCAGGCACTGAAGGCCCGCCCTGCTCACCTTGTCGAGATCGTCCGGGGCCACGAACCCCGCAAGATTGAACCCGCACTCGCGAATCTCCTTCAACGCGGCCTCGTCACCCGGAGTGCCCCCCCAGGGAAGAATGGCAAACTCGTTCGGCTTGAGCATAGTAGTATCCTCCTGTGCAGACACTCCGGCTCCGCCGCAGCACAGAGCCAGGCAGAAAACAGCTACCCACGTATGCAGAGCAGATCTCATGCAAACACCCCCCTGAGTCATGGCGCCGCGTGCGTCATCGCGTCCTTGCCGCAACTATAGTGCCGAATGCGCGGCGTGTCAATCCTGCGTATGCAGAGCGAGACGCGAGTCCCACCAACCCTTCGGCCTCTCTCGCATTGAAGGTTCCCCGCCGTCCGGGGTCTAAGCTATCGGACTGAGTTGCAGATCCGGTGTGGATCTGCTACATTGGCGGCGAGGGATGCCCACGATCGCGCATTCCTCCATACCCAATGAACAGATCCACATTCGAGCGCTCATGAAGAATCCTGCTCAGGAAGCCGACCTGGTGCGCGGCGAGGCAACAGTCGCGGTGCACACCGGCGAACTCGACGTCGAGTCCGACCTCGACCTGGTGATTCGGGCACAGTCGGGCGAAGCGGCCGCGTTCGGTGAACTGGTAGACCGCCACAAGCGGATGGTCTACGGCATCATCTCGCGCATGGTTACGAGCCGCGACGAGGCGGACGACCTCGCGCAAGATGTCTTCGTCTCGGCTTACAGGCACATCGGAGGCTTCAGGCGGGATGCGAAGTTCACCACGTGGCTGCACACCGTCACGGTGAACACTACGTTGAAGCGGCTCAAGAGGATGAAACGACAGATTACCGTCTCGATGGACGATCCGGATATCGGTCTGGAGTCCGTGATAAGGGCGGACAGCGAGCCGTCGCCGGACGAGGCTCTGGGCGACAAGCAGCGGCAGGAAGCCGTCCGCAAGGCAGTGGACTCGCTGCCGGACAAGCAGAAAATCGTCGTCGTGATGCACTATTTCGAGCAATACTCCTGCGATGAGATTGCGGCTGCGCTCAGGTGCTCAGTCGGAACCGTGTGGTCCCGACTGCACTATGCCTGCAAGAGACTGCAGAAGGAGCTGTGCTGGATCGAACAGGGGTCGTAACATGAAATGCTCCAAGTTCCGAAGACTGCTGATACCCTATAGCGAAGGATCGCTTCCGGCTGAGAAAGCTCTCTCGATGGAACGACACCTCGCCCTGTGCGAGGAGTGCTCCAGGGAGCTTCGGTCGGTCACGTGCACGGCCGACGCGCTCAGGCAGGCCGAATACCCGGGGCTCGAGCCGGCCGCCGACTTGCGGAGCCGGGTGCTGGCACAGATCGCCGACGAACGGGTGCGGAAGCCGGGGCGGCGGCCGGCGGGCCTGCAGACCTACTCCGCGGCGATGGCCGGCCTGCTCCTCGTCGCGGTCGCGGGAGCAGGGATGTGGTCCATGCTTCGGCGAGGCGTTGAGGCACCGACCGCCAAACTCTATGAGCGAATCGAGACTCCGGCGGGACCTCAGTCGGAGAAGGCAAGGGAGCCTGCAGCTACACTGCCCGCGGAGAGACCCGTGAGCCCCGAGAGCAAGTCGGCGGATAAGCCGACGGCCAAACGGGTCGCGAGTAGCGACCGGGTGCCCAACCCCACAGGTCCCATGCGAGCACCGGGCTATATGCGGGTAGGAGAGAATCTGCAGTGGCACAAAGACGAAGGACGCGTCCGCGTGGGAGAAGCGCCCGCTTCGGCCTCGCCGGGGGGGGTGGTCGCGCGGTCTCCCGAACTGCACGACATCTCTTCCGGAAGGTTTGCCGCGTCCGCGCCGACGCGCGAACCATCCGAGCAGATCACGAACAATCTGAAGCAGTCGCCGCTGGGCGGGGCGCAGAGCACGGCTTGGGGGATGACCGGCGACGCGAAGGAGGGCGCGGCGTCCGCCGGCGGATACGGGGCAGCTTCGCCCGGCGCCGCGTCGGCCTCGCGGGGTGAGCAGTACTTCGACGAATCCCGCGGCGTCAGGCCCGATATCCGCTACGGGATGGGCAACACGACGACCTCGCCCGATGGGATATCCGCACAGGGACTTGATCGGCTCGAGGCCGGGGTCGCCTACTACCCGACGAGCGTGACAGCGATCGTGAACCTGATGGACGAGTACCGCAGAGCCGGCCGCCCAAGGGACGAGTACCGACTGGCGCAGCATCTGACGAGGCTCGATCCCGACAACGCGAATCATTGGCTGGCGAGAGCGCAGGCGGCCGACCGAGTGCCAATGCCGAGG is drawn from Armatimonadota bacterium and contains these coding sequences:
- a CDS encoding alkaline phosphatase, which translates into the protein MTKRTFLFVSLALLMILALASGASCAAKAPKNVILMIGDGMGFAQVTLARISLPDGSTSLSMDSMKYGGFAKTHSANSTVTDSAAAGTALATGHKTNNGMISTLPDGTVVQTILEAAQAKKKAVGLVTTVTITHATPAVFGSHVDARADEAGIAPQYLDRRIDVLMGGGRYYFMPKSQEGSKRTDERDLLAEARRLGYSVTNTPEEMHPVKSGKLLGLFELSSLSATAPNPPLAEMTGKAIELLAQDGDGFFLMVEGGQIDWQAHDNNQAGTVRHTMDFDAAVGRALEFARRRGDTLVIVTADHETGGLTIIYPDKDSGDKFKCAWSTKGHSGCNVPLLADGPGAEMFSGVLDNTDIPKMIAKLWGIPNFGSR
- a CDS encoding zf-HC2 domain-containing protein → MKCSKFRRLLIPYSEGSLPAEKALSMERHLALCEECSRELRSVTCTADALRQAEYPGLEPAADLRSRVLAQIADERVRKPGRRPAGLQTYSAAMAGLLLVAVAGAGMWSMLRRGVEAPTAKLYERIETPAGPQSEKAREPAATLPAERPVSPESKSADKPTAKRVASSDRVPNPTGPMRAPGYMRVGENLQWHKDEGRVRVGEAPASASPGGVVARSPELHDISSGRFAASAPTREPSEQITNNLKQSPLGGAQSTAWGMTGDAKEGAASAGGYGAASPGAASASRGEQYFDESRGVRPDIRYGMGNTTTSPDGISAQGLDRLEAGVAYYPTSVTAIVNLMDEYRRAGRPRDEYRLAQHLTRLDPDNANHWLARAQAADRVPMPRTAEACYRRAIKLGLKNPQLEQAQERVKALKGE
- a CDS encoding sigma-70 family RNA polymerase sigma factor; this translates as MKNPAQEADLVRGEATVAVHTGELDVESDLDLVIRAQSGEAAAFGELVDRHKRMVYGIISRMVTSRDEADDLAQDVFVSAYRHIGGFRRDAKFTTWLHTVTVNTTLKRLKRMKRQITVSMDDPDIGLESVIRADSEPSPDEALGDKQRQEAVRKAVDSLPDKQKIVVVMHYFEQYSCDEIAAALRCSVGTVWSRLHYACKRLQKELCWIEQGS